The following are from one region of the Corylus avellana chromosome ca1, CavTom2PMs-1.0 genome:
- the LOC132184673 gene encoding probable pectinesterase/pectinesterase inhibitor 61, which produces MGYGRLEPSDPVGGSTSQQDDAALSAPSRSRRNKVILLSLISIALLVASAASAAVLIGLRTRASGGPGSAIHRKPTQAISRTCSKTRYPDLCVNSLLDFPGSLTASERDLVHISFNMTLQHLTKALYSTSGISFLQMEPRVRSAFDDCLELLDDSVDAFSRALLNVGVAQQSGAATSTSDVLTWLSAALTNQDTCMEGLADVSGPVKNQMAGRLKDLEELMSNCLAIFSGSTTDDFSGVPIQNRRRLMESDISEENAGGLPRWLSKRDRELLDLPVSGLQADIVVSKDGNGTYKTITEAIKKAPEYSNRRTIIYVRAGRYEEPNLKVGRKKKNLMFIGDGKGKTVISGSKNVHENMTTFHTASFAATGEGFIARDMTFENSAGPDKHQAVALRVGADHGVVYRCNIIGYQDTLYVHSNRQFFRECDIYGTVDFIFGNAAVVFQNCSIYARKPGPSQKNTITAQNRKEPTQNTGISIHACRILPASDLQPVKGSFPTYLGRPWKTYSRVVYMLSYMSDHISPRGWLEWNATAPVDKLYYGEYMNSGPGAALGQRVHWPGYRVITATVEASKFTVSQFIDGSSWLPSTQVAFLAGLSE; this is translated from the exons ATGGGCTACGGTAGGCTCGAACCGTCCGACCCGGTTGGCGGGTCCACCAGCCAACAAGACGACGCCGCGTTATCTGCTCCATCGCGAAGCAGGAGGAACAAGGTAATCCTCCTCTCCCTGATCTCAATTGCGTTGCTCGTTGCGTCCGCCGCCTCGGCGGCCGTACTGATCGGGCTCCGGACCCGGGCGTCGGGTGGACCCGGTTCAGCGATTCACCGGAAACCGACCCAGGCTATATCCCGGACCTGCAGCAAGACCCGGTACCCGGACCTTTGCGTGAACTCGCTGCTGGATTTTCCGGGCTCGCTCACGGCGTCGGAGCGGGACCTCGTCCACATTTCCTTTAACATGACGCTGCAGCATCTGACCAAGGCCCTGTACAGCACCTCCGGGATCTCATTCCTTCAGATGGAGCCACGTGTACGGTCCGCCTTCGACGACTGCCTGGAGCTCCTCGATGACTCTGTCGACGCATTCTCTCGCGCGCTGCTCAACGTCGGAGTCGCGCAGCAATCCGGTGCGGCCACTTCCACGAGCGACGTGCTGACGTGGCTGAGCGCGGCGCTCACGAACCAGGACACTTGTATGGAGGGACTGGCGGACGTGAGCGGACCGGTGAAGAATCAGATGGCCGGGAGGCTGAAGGACCTGGAGGAGCTTATGAGCAATTGCCTGGCGATATTCTCTGGGAGCACTACCGACGACTTCTCGGGGGTTCCGATACAGAACCGGCGTCGGTTAATGGAATCCGATATTTCGGAGGAGAATGCAGGCGGTTTGCCGCGATGGTTGAGCAAGAGGGACAGGGAGTTGCTGGACTTGCCCGTATCGGGATTACAGGCCGATATAGTGGTGTCCAAGGATGGGAACGGCACGTACAAGACGATTACGGAGGCGATTAAGAAAGCGCCAGAGTACAGTAATCGGCGGACGATTATTTACGTGAGGGCAGGAAG gTACGAGGAGCCGAATTTGAAGGtgggaaggaagaagaagaacttGATGTTCATCGGAGATGGGAAGGGCAAAACGGTGATATCCGGTAGCAAAAATGTTCACGAGAATATGACGACATTCCACACGGCGTCCTTCG CGGCAACCGGAGAAGGTTTCATTGCTCGGGACATGACTTTTGAGAATTCGGCTGGACCAGACAAGCACCAAGCAGTGGCGCTCAGAGTTGGCGCCGACCACGGCGTGGTGTACCGGTGCAACATCATCGGATACCAAGACACACTCTACGTTCACTCCAATCGCCAATTCTTCCGGGAATGTGACATCTACGGCACCGTCGACTTCATATTTGGCAACGCCGCCGTGGTATTCCAAAACTGCAGCATCTACGCTCGGAAGCCAGGGCCGTCACAGAAGAACACCATCACCGCCCAAAACCGAAAAGAGCCGACCCAAAACACAGGCATTTCCATCCACGCTTGCCGGATCCTCCCCGCCTCCGATCTCCAGCCAGTCAAAGGTAGCTTCCCAACGTATCTGGGCCGTCCATGGAAGACTTACTCTAGGGTCGTGTACATGTTGTCCTACATGAGTGATCACATAAGCCCACGGGGGTGGCTAGAGTGGAATGCAACGGCTCCCGTGGATAAACTTTATTACGGCGAATACATGAATTCTGGTCCCGGAGCAGCTTTAGGGCAACGTGTCCATTGGCCGGGATACCGAGTCATCACGGCGACGGTGGAGGCAAGCAAGTTCACCGTTTCACAGTTCATTGATGGCTCTTCGTGGCTACCCTCTACTCAGGTCGCATTCTTAGCGGGGCTGTCTGAGTAA